The following coding sequences are from one Kosakonia sp. H02 window:
- the bglF gene encoding PTS beta-glucoside transporter subunit IIABC, which translates to MEYQTLAKDILSHVGGKENISSVVHCATRLRFKLKEMHKADAEGLKANPGVIMVVESGGQFQVVIGNHVHDVWQAVRKDAGLTDDTPMTVSEDKSSLFNRIIDIISGIFTPFIGILAASGILKGMLALAVVCGWLNPESGTYKIWFAASDALFFFFPLVLGYTAGKKFGGNPFITMAIGGALTHPLMISAFNASQASGAVSETFLGIPVTFLNYSGSVIPIILASWVSCWLEKQGNRFLHASLKNFFAPVFCIAITVPLTFLLIGPVATWLSQMLAFAYQSIYSLAPWLAGGALGALWQVCVIFGLHWGLVPLMINNMAVFGQDTMLPILLPAVLGQVGATLGIFLRTRNGQQKVLAGSSIAAGIFGITEPAVYGLTLPLRRPFIFGCIAGAVGGAIVGFSGSHAYSFGMANIFTLAQMIPPGGVDATLWGGIVGCAVAFGLSLILTCIAGLPKTPMAAPAGKVSALPEKVLLAPMSGSVLALDQVGDPTFASGLLGDGVAIIPVDCRVVSPFAGEVASLFETKHAIGLLSDCGIEMLIHVGIDTVKLEGKPFTAHVSVGDRVKPGDLLLEFDRAAILAAGFDLATPVIISNSDCYTGVSNVASTSVQAGKPLLAVAS; encoded by the coding sequence ATGGAATATCAAACACTGGCGAAAGACATTCTCAGCCACGTGGGCGGCAAGGAGAACATCAGCAGCGTGGTGCATTGCGCTACGCGCTTACGCTTTAAACTCAAAGAGATGCACAAAGCCGACGCCGAAGGCTTAAAAGCGAATCCTGGTGTGATTATGGTCGTGGAAAGCGGCGGCCAGTTTCAGGTGGTCATCGGCAATCATGTGCATGACGTATGGCAGGCCGTGCGCAAAGACGCCGGTCTGACGGACGACACGCCAATGACGGTGAGCGAGGATAAGAGCTCCTTGTTCAACCGCATCATTGATATTATTTCCGGCATTTTTACACCGTTTATCGGCATTCTCGCCGCCTCCGGGATCCTCAAAGGCATGCTGGCGCTGGCCGTCGTTTGCGGCTGGCTTAACCCCGAGAGTGGCACGTACAAAATCTGGTTTGCCGCCAGCGATGCGCTGTTCTTCTTCTTCCCGCTGGTGCTGGGTTATACCGCCGGGAAAAAGTTCGGCGGCAATCCGTTTATCACGATGGCGATTGGCGGTGCATTAACCCACCCGCTGATGATAAGCGCCTTCAATGCCAGCCAGGCGAGCGGTGCGGTGAGTGAAACCTTCCTCGGCATTCCCGTGACATTCCTCAATTACAGCGGCTCGGTTATCCCGATTATTCTTGCATCGTGGGTAAGTTGCTGGCTGGAAAAACAGGGCAACCGCTTTCTGCATGCCTCACTGAAAAACTTCTTCGCGCCGGTGTTCTGCATTGCCATTACCGTGCCGCTCACGTTTTTGCTGATTGGCCCGGTCGCCACCTGGCTCAGCCAGATGCTGGCGTTCGCTTACCAGTCCATTTATAGCCTGGCGCCGTGGCTGGCGGGCGGCGCGCTGGGTGCGCTGTGGCAGGTGTGCGTCATTTTCGGCCTGCACTGGGGGCTGGTGCCGCTCATGATCAACAACATGGCCGTTTTCGGCCAGGACACGATGTTACCGATCCTGCTGCCTGCGGTGCTAGGCCAGGTGGGCGCGACGCTGGGTATCTTCCTGCGTACCCGTAATGGGCAACAAAAAGTGCTGGCGGGTTCGTCGATAGCCGCCGGGATTTTCGGTATCACCGAACCGGCGGTCTATGGTCTGACCCTGCCGCTGCGCCGACCGTTTATTTTTGGCTGTATCGCGGGAGCTGTCGGGGGAGCCATTGTCGGCTTTAGCGGCAGCCATGCGTACTCCTTTGGCATGGCGAATATCTTTACGCTGGCGCAAATGATCCCACCGGGCGGCGTTGACGCGACGCTGTGGGGCGGCATTGTTGGATGCGCCGTCGCGTTCGGGCTGTCGTTAATACTGACCTGCATTGCCGGGCTGCCAAAAACACCGATGGCGGCCCCCGCGGGAAAGGTCAGCGCTCTGCCGGAAAAAGTGTTGCTCGCGCCGATGAGTGGCAGCGTGCTGGCGTTGGATCAAGTTGGCGACCCCACATTTGCCAGCGGTTTACTGGGCGATGGTGTGGCAATCATTCCCGTGGACTGCCGGGTTGTTTCGCCGTTTGCCGGGGAAGTGGCTTCCCTGTTTGAAACCAAACATGCGATTGGCTTACTCAGCGATTGCGGTATCGAAATGCTGATTCACGTCGGCATCGACACAGTGAAGCTGGAAGGCAAACCCTTTACCGCGCATGTCAGCGTGGGTGACAGAGTGAAACCGGGCGACCTGCTTCTGGAGTTCGATCGCGCGGCGATCCTCGCCGCCGGGTTCGATCTCGCCACCCCGGTCATTATCAGTAACAGCGACTGCTACACGGGCGTATCTAACGTGGCATCTACCTCAGTTCAGGCCGGAAAACCGCTGCTAGCGGTGGCAAGTTAA
- the bglG gene encoding transcriptional antiterminator BglG, whose product MRIAKILNNNVAVVLDEHQREQVVMGRGIAFQKRPGEQLDESRIEKVFALQSDELVRRLGELLSQIPLEVMTACDRIIDLARERLGRLQESLYITLTDHCFFAIERQKKGLLIRNGLLWEIKRLYPKEFALGQQAREILAKRLDVELPEDEAGFIALHLVTAQLNSEMPEVMHITKVMQEILHIVQYQLKLEYDEDSLSYQRFVTHLKFFSQRMLNRTVVEDDDPGLHLAVKENYALAWKCAEKVARHLVSTYQRPLTTEEIMFLALHIERVRKVRH is encoded by the coding sequence ATGCGTATCGCCAAAATATTAAACAATAATGTCGCGGTGGTGCTTGATGAGCATCAGCGCGAGCAGGTGGTGATGGGGCGGGGGATCGCGTTTCAAAAGCGACCCGGCGAACAGCTTGATGAAAGCCGTATCGAGAAAGTGTTTGCCCTGCAAAGCGATGAGCTGGTGCGTCGGCTGGGGGAGTTGCTCAGCCAGATCCCGCTGGAAGTGATGACCGCCTGCGATCGCATTATTGATTTGGCCCGCGAGCGTCTGGGCAGGTTGCAGGAGAGTCTGTACATCACCTTAACCGACCACTGCTTTTTTGCTATTGAGCGGCAGAAAAAAGGCCTGCTCATTCGCAACGGGCTGCTGTGGGAGATAAAACGCCTCTACCCAAAAGAGTTTGCGCTGGGTCAGCAGGCGCGGGAGATCCTCGCTAAGCGCCTGGACGTTGAATTACCCGAAGACGAAGCCGGTTTTATCGCCTTACACCTGGTGACGGCGCAACTCAACAGTGAAATGCCGGAAGTGATGCATATCACCAAAGTGATGCAGGAGATCTTACATATCGTGCAGTACCAGCTAAAGCTGGAATACGATGAGGATTCTCTTAGCTATCAACGCTTTGTGACGCATCTGAAGTTCTTCTCGCAGCGTATGCTGAACCGCACCGTGGTGGAAGATGACGATCCCGGCCTGCATCTGGCGGTGAAAGAGAACTACGCGCTGGCATGGAAGTGCGCCGAGAAGGTGGCGCGTCATCTGGTCAGTACGTATCAGAGGCCACTGACAACGGAAGAGATAATGTTTCTCGCGCTCCACATTGAGCGCGTGAGGAAAGTACGGCACTGA
- the surE gene encoding 5'/3'-nucleotidase SurE, which yields MNKTLLALLITALATTSVQAAERAMRVLLVNDDGCDSVGTISLQEKLAAKGFDVWMVAPATNQSGIGSAITFKPNKIFDVKKVADKRYCFPGTPADAVDFGLLGVLKDNPPDLIISGVNDGPNTGVAQINSGTVGAAARAVRYGYPAIAASIGYLLTVEEQKAGWPSTHKYWPDSVDYVVSLVDKLHAKWQPGQAVLPVGSGLSINYPPLAKSDIKGEKYIGNEPFPVPQHSYKLLEDGRAQQILSDKVLTPSNADTDTGWLNQGYITLTVFDGQWNAPQYETHYQALLR from the coding sequence GTGAATAAGACATTACTGGCACTTTTGATAACTGCGCTTGCGACGACCAGCGTACAGGCCGCTGAGCGGGCGATGCGCGTTTTACTGGTCAACGACGATGGCTGCGACTCCGTGGGGACGATTTCCTTACAGGAAAAGCTGGCGGCCAAAGGGTTTGATGTCTGGATGGTGGCCCCCGCCACTAATCAGAGCGGGATTGGCTCGGCTATCACCTTTAAACCCAATAAGATTTTTGACGTCAAAAAAGTGGCGGATAAACGTTACTGCTTCCCCGGTACGCCTGCGGATGCGGTGGATTTCGGTCTGCTTGGCGTGCTGAAAGATAACCCGCCAGACCTGATCATTTCCGGTGTCAACGATGGGCCAAACACCGGCGTGGCGCAGATTAACTCCGGCACCGTGGGTGCGGCGGCGCGTGCCGTGCGTTATGGCTACCCGGCCATTGCTGCGAGCATCGGTTACCTGCTGACGGTTGAGGAGCAAAAAGCAGGCTGGCCAAGTACACATAAATACTGGCCGGATTCCGTCGATTATGTGGTGTCGCTGGTGGATAAGCTCCATGCCAAATGGCAGCCAGGCCAGGCAGTACTGCCGGTGGGATCGGGGCTGAGCATCAACTATCCGCCGCTGGCAAAAAGCGACATTAAGGGTGAGAAATACATCGGCAACGAGCCATTCCCGGTTCCGCAGCACAGCTACAAACTGCTGGAAGATGGCCGCGCGCAGCAAATTCTGAGTGATAAAGTGCTGACGCCGAGCAACGCGGATACCGACACTGGCTGGTTAAACCAGGGCTATATCACCCTGACGGTCTTTGATGGTCAATGGAATGCCCCGCAGTATGAAACACATTATCAGGCACTGCTACGCTGA
- a CDS encoding OprD family outer membrane porin, producing MSAIKFTLPLVFISGLSGTTAFANNELPNTQGFIENSQFDITLKNVWMLNTSNQHADAGIGEQRAWAQGALLDYQSGWYRDVIGVDASWYSVVKLYANDDFAGRDLLRDHNGHAEGFNKIGQLYGKLKWEDEHAYARLYAGWKQLYKFGAISVTRSRAAPSSWQGVSLESGWEDFSARAAWVTRFSERDEPEKRRFYTLKSNKPIDHIVTGDVSWIPAKNTRVTWLIGESDNYLLRQGLETQFSLPLAENENILLRGAWYYNRGLAEWEGARGFTNTAQHIFAMVSYQSQDIESGIAWSKTKAHLDNGLGHFYWHMGKNTRGAFNSPADGEGNDYVNDNEQMLYWYGKYALSPELTAGIFANHGFGAKYQGVALTQWEYGGFVAWAPAAISGLSISAGFGPSYSWKLVHGKPSLTEDKRAFHRSKGVGGGVTMEYKFGLHN from the coding sequence ATGTCAGCGATAAAATTTACTTTACCTTTGGTATTCATTTCTGGTTTAAGCGGCACTACCGCTTTCGCTAATAATGAACTGCCCAACACTCAGGGTTTTATTGAAAATAGTCAATTTGATATTACGTTGAAAAATGTCTGGATGCTGAACACCAGTAACCAACATGCTGATGCGGGTATCGGCGAGCAGCGAGCCTGGGCGCAGGGGGCGCTGCTTGATTACCAGAGCGGCTGGTATCGGGATGTCATCGGCGTTGATGCGTCCTGGTACAGTGTGGTCAAGCTGTACGCCAATGACGATTTTGCCGGTCGCGATCTGCTGCGCGATCACAACGGTCATGCGGAGGGTTTTAACAAAATCGGCCAGCTTTACGGCAAGCTGAAATGGGAAGATGAACATGCTTACGCCAGGCTCTATGCGGGCTGGAAGCAGCTTTATAAGTTCGGCGCAATCAGCGTAACGCGAAGCCGTGCGGCACCAAGCTCCTGGCAGGGTGTGAGCCTGGAGAGCGGCTGGGAAGATTTCTCCGCGCGCGCTGCCTGGGTTACGCGCTTTTCCGAGCGCGATGAACCGGAAAAGCGTCGCTTTTATACGTTAAAAAGTAATAAGCCCATTGATCATATTGTCACGGGCGATGTGAGTTGGATCCCGGCGAAAAATACGCGTGTCACCTGGCTTATTGGCGAAAGCGATAATTATCTTTTACGTCAGGGGCTGGAAACACAATTCTCATTACCGTTGGCGGAGAATGAGAACATTCTTTTACGCGGAGCCTGGTATTACAATCGCGGCCTGGCTGAATGGGAAGGAGCGCGAGGATTTACCAATACTGCGCAACATATTTTCGCGATGGTCAGTTATCAATCACAGGATATTGAGTCCGGTATTGCGTGGTCAAAAACTAAAGCGCATCTGGATAATGGGCTAGGTCATTTTTATTGGCATATGGGCAAGAACACGCGAGGCGCATTTAATAGCCCGGCAGACGGTGAAGGCAATGATTATGTCAATGACAATGAACAAATGCTTTATTGGTATGGGAAATATGCGCTGTCGCCAGAATTAACTGCGGGGATTTTTGCTAATCACGGTTTTGGTGCCAAATACCAGGGCGTTGCATTAACACAGTGGGAATATGGCGGCTTTGTGGCGTGGGCACCAGCGGCGATATCTGGCTTGTCCATTTCTGCCGGATTTGGCCCAAGTTACAGCTGGAAACTGGTGCACGGTAAACCGTCGCTCACGGAAGACAAGCGCGCTTTCCACCGCTCGAAAGGCGTGGGGGGCGGGGTAACGATGGAATACAAATTTGGTCTGCATAACTAA
- the dusC gene encoding tRNA dihydrouridine(16) synthase DusC, which yields MRVLLAPMEGVLDSLVRELLSEVNDYDLCITEFLRVVDQLLPVKSFHKICPELQRQSRTPSGTLVRIQLLGQYPEWLAENAARAVELGSWGVDLNCGCPSKLVNGSGGGATLLKDPELIYRGAKAMREAVPSHLPVTVKVRLGWDSPARQFEIADAVQQAGASELAVHGRTKEEGYKAECINWQAIGKIRQRLKIPVIANGEIWDWQSAQECMAITGCDAVMIGRGALNVPNLSRVVKYNEPRMPWPEVVALLAKYSRLEKQGDTGLYHVARIKQWLGYLRKEYTQASDLFTEIRTYKTSGEIAAAIARAEI from the coding sequence ATGCGTGTATTACTGGCTCCAATGGAAGGCGTGCTCGACTCGCTGGTGCGCGAGCTGCTGAGCGAGGTTAACGATTATGATCTGTGCATCACCGAGTTTTTGCGCGTGGTCGATCAACTGCTGCCGGTAAAATCCTTTCATAAAATCTGCCCCGAGTTGCAACGCCAGAGCCGCACCCCTTCCGGCACGCTGGTGCGCATTCAATTACTCGGTCAGTACCCAGAGTGGCTGGCGGAAAACGCTGCGCGCGCGGTGGAGCTTGGCTCCTGGGGCGTTGATCTGAATTGCGGTTGCCCGTCGAAACTGGTGAACGGTAGCGGTGGCGGCGCAACGTTACTCAAAGATCCTGAGCTGATTTATCGCGGTGCGAAAGCGATGCGCGAAGCGGTGCCGTCGCATCTGCCGGTGACGGTGAAAGTCCGTCTCGGCTGGGACAGCCCGGCGCGGCAGTTTGAGATTGCCGATGCCGTGCAGCAGGCAGGAGCCAGTGAACTTGCGGTGCACGGGCGTACCAAAGAAGAGGGTTACAAAGCGGAGTGTATTAACTGGCAGGCGATCGGCAAGATCCGCCAGCGGTTGAAGATTCCGGTTATCGCTAATGGCGAAATTTGGGACTGGCAAAGCGCGCAGGAGTGTATGGCCATTACCGGCTGTGATGCGGTGATGATCGGGCGCGGCGCGCTGAATGTGCCGAACCTCAGCCGGGTGGTGAAATACAATGAACCGCGTATGCCGTGGCCCGAAGTGGTGGCGCTACTGGCAAAATATTCCCGGCTGGAGAAACAAGGCGATACGGGTCTGTATCACGTCGCGCGTATTAAACAGTGGCTCGGCTATTTGCGCAAAGAATATACACAAGCCAGCGATCTCTTTACTGAAATCCGTACTTATAAAACGTCGGGCGAAATTGCCGCAGCGATCGCGCGCGCCGAAATATAA
- a CDS encoding TonB-dependent copper receptor, with product MVPLTQAALPHDSLMIVTSPIPSPLEIITSPKASHPLLPASDGADYLKNLPGFSQVRNGGTNGDPVFRGMFGSRLRILADNGEMLGACGGRMDAPSAYISPENFDLLTLIKGPETVLWGPGNSAGTIRFEREPPRFDKPGMEGSASLLAGSSTRRDERADVSLGNEEGYLRLLGNHARAGDYKDGRGDRVPSKWRKWNGDLELGWTPDKTTLLALTAGKGDGEARYAGRTMDGTQFKRESLGLRVEKSALGEVFEKFEASLYSNAADHIMDNYTLRPQPKMPMRKQVERKTLGGRMMGTWHWSQVELRGGTDAQHNTHYRHIASHQVQDARFRDAGVFSELTWHATAQSHLVSGARVDSVKVTRFAAHRTETLPAGFVRIEHQPVGLSTMLYAGLGYTERFPDYWELFSSTRSDQAFARLKSEKTTQLDIGAHYTGTQLNGWVSAYLGRVHDFILFRYAPPKARLSQVDNINATILGSETGVSYQLTQAWKTEASLAYAWGENRDDHRPLPQIPPLDARFGLSWQQGDWSSSGLLRLVSAQHRVAINQGNVVGKDFSRSAGFAVLSADAAYRMTTQVKLSAGVDNLLNRTYSEHLNLAGNRSFGYTANRPINEPGRTVWGKLNVTF from the coding sequence ATGGTGCCGCTGACACAGGCCGCTTTGCCACACGATTCGCTGATGATTGTGACGTCACCCATCCCCTCCCCGCTTGAAATTATCACCTCGCCGAAAGCGTCCCACCCGCTGCTTCCCGCCAGCGACGGTGCAGATTACCTGAAAAACCTGCCCGGATTTTCACAAGTGCGCAACGGCGGCACCAACGGCGACCCGGTGTTTCGCGGCATGTTCGGCTCGCGCCTGCGTATTTTGGCCGACAACGGCGAAATGCTCGGCGCCTGCGGCGGCAGAATGGATGCGCCGAGTGCTTATATCTCGCCGGAAAATTTCGATCTGCTGACGCTCATCAAAGGCCCGGAAACGGTGCTGTGGGGGCCGGGCAACTCCGCCGGGACAATCCGTTTTGAGCGCGAACCGCCGCGCTTTGATAAACCGGGAATGGAAGGAAGCGCTTCGCTGCTGGCGGGCTCCAGCACGCGCCGGGATGAACGTGCCGATGTGAGCCTCGGCAACGAAGAGGGATATTTACGCCTGCTCGGCAATCACGCTCGTGCCGGGGATTATAAAGACGGGCGCGGCGATCGGGTGCCGTCGAAATGGCGAAAATGGAATGGCGATCTGGAACTCGGCTGGACGCCGGATAAAACAACCTTGCTGGCGCTCACCGCCGGGAAAGGCGACGGGGAAGCCCGCTACGCCGGGCGCACCATGGACGGAACGCAGTTCAAACGTGAAAGCCTGGGCCTGCGGGTGGAAAAATCCGCGCTGGGCGAGGTGTTCGAGAAGTTCGAGGCCAGTCTCTACAGCAACGCTGCCGACCACATTATGGATAACTACACGCTGCGCCCGCAGCCAAAGATGCCGATGCGCAAGCAGGTTGAGCGTAAAACCCTCGGCGGGCGAATGATGGGCACCTGGCACTGGTCACAGGTTGAACTACGCGGCGGCACGGACGCGCAGCACAATACCCATTACCGCCATATTGCGAGCCACCAGGTGCAGGATGCCCGTTTTCGCGATGCGGGTGTGTTCAGCGAATTAACCTGGCATGCCACAGCGCAGAGCCATCTCGTTAGTGGCGCGCGTGTCGACAGCGTTAAAGTGACGCGCTTTGCCGCGCACCGTACAGAGACGCTACCCGCCGGGTTTGTGCGTATCGAACATCAACCTGTGGGTTTGTCGACCATGCTCTATGCGGGGCTGGGTTATACCGAACGCTTTCCCGATTATTGGGAACTGTTTTCCTCAACCCGTAGCGATCAAGCATTCGCCAGGCTCAAGAGCGAAAAGACCACCCAGCTTGATATCGGCGCACATTATACCGGGACACAACTCAATGGCTGGGTGTCGGCGTATCTGGGTCGGGTGCATGATTTTATCCTGTTTCGCTACGCCCCGCCCAAGGCGCGGTTAAGCCAGGTGGATAACATCAACGCCACGATTTTGGGCAGCGAAACCGGGGTCAGTTATCAGCTCACGCAAGCCTGGAAAACCGAGGCCAGCCTGGCCTATGCATGGGGAGAAAATCGTGATGATCACCGGCCATTACCGCAAATCCCCCCGCTTGATGCCCGTTTCGGGCTGAGCTGGCAACAAGGCGACTGGAGCAGCAGCGGCTTGCTGCGCCTGGTCAGCGCCCAGCACCGCGTGGCGATTAACCAGGGCAATGTGGTCGGCAAAGACTTTTCCCGCAGCGCCGGGTTTGCGGTGCTTTCAGCCGATGCGGCGTATCGTATGACGACACAGGTTAAGCTGAGCGCCGGGGTCGATAATCTTCTCAACAGAACCTACAGTGAGCATTTGAATCTCGCGGGAAATCGCAGTTTTGGCTATACGGCCAACAGGCCGATAAATGAACCCGGCAGAACCGTTTGGGGCAAACTGAACGTCACCTTCTGA
- a CDS encoding CidA/LrgA family protein, producing MSKSLNIIWQYLRAFVLIYACLYAGIFVASLLPIAIPGSIIGMLIMFVLLALQILPAKWVNPGCFFFIRYMVLLFVPIGVGVMQYYDLLRAQFGPIIVSCAVSTAIVFLVVSWSTHLVHGERNVVGKKGRKK from the coding sequence ATGAGTAAATCATTGAATATTATCTGGCAGTACCTTCGTGCTTTTGTGCTTATCTACGCGTGTTTATACGCCGGTATTTTTGTCGCCTCGCTGCTGCCTATTGCCATTCCCGGCAGCATTATTGGCATGCTGATTATGTTTGTCCTGCTGGCGCTGCAAATCCTGCCCGCCAAATGGGTAAACCCCGGCTGCTTTTTCTTTATCCGCTATATGGTGTTGCTGTTCGTGCCTATCGGTGTGGGTGTGATGCAGTATTACGACCTGCTGCGGGCGCAGTTCGGCCCGATTATTGTTTCCTGTGCGGTCAGTACCGCGATTGTCTTTTTGGTGGTGAGCTGGAGCACGCATCTGGTGCACGGCGAGCGTAACGTGGTCGGCAAAAAAGGGCGTAAGAAATGA
- a CDS encoding CidB/LrgB family autolysis modulator codes for MMTYIWWSLPLTLAVFFAARKLAARFKSPLLNPLLVAMVVIIPILLLTGTPYDHYFQGSKILNDLLQPAVVALAFPLYEQLHQIRARWKSIITICFIGSLVAMISGTLIALLMGATPEIAASILPKSVTTPIAMAVGGSLGGIPAISAVCVIFVGVLGAVFGHTLLNLMRIKTKSARGLAMGTASHALGTARCAELDYQEGAFSSLALVICGIITSLLAPFLFPLLLALWG; via the coding sequence ATGATGACGTATATCTGGTGGTCGCTGCCGCTAACCCTGGCGGTATTTTTTGCCGCGCGTAAACTTGCCGCCCGTTTCAAATCGCCGCTGCTTAACCCGCTGCTGGTGGCGATGGTGGTGATTATCCCGATCCTGCTGTTGACCGGCACGCCGTACGATCACTATTTCCAGGGCAGCAAAATCCTCAACGATCTGCTGCAACCCGCCGTCGTCGCGCTGGCCTTTCCACTGTATGAGCAGTTACACCAGATCCGCGCCCGCTGGAAATCCATCATCACTATCTGCTTTATCGGCAGCCTGGTGGCGATGATCAGCGGTACATTGATTGCGCTGTTGATGGGTGCGACGCCGGAAATTGCCGCCTCAATTTTGCCCAAATCCGTTACCACACCGATTGCGATGGCGGTGGGCGGCAGCCTCGGCGGTATCCCGGCGATCAGCGCCGTGTGCGTAATTTTCGTCGGCGTATTGGGCGCAGTATTTGGTCATACCTTGCTGAACCTGATGCGTATCAAAACCAAATCGGCGCGCGGGCTGGCAATGGGAACGGCGTCCCATGCATTGGGGACTGCGCGTTGTGCCGAGCTGGATTATCAGGAAGGGGCGTTCAGTTCTCTGGCGCTGGTGATCTGCGGGATAATCACCTCGCTGCTGGCTCCGTTCCTGTTCCCGCTGCTCCTTGCGCTGTGGGGTTAA
- the cdd gene encoding cytidine deaminase, producing the protein MHSRFHTAYSGLAENLQAALAPLLADDHFPAMLSAEQVATLQSATQLDADALAFALLPLAAACARTDLSHFNVGAIARGISGNWYFGANMEFRGATMQQTVHAEQSAISHAWLRGENALAAVTVNYTPCGHCRQFMNELNSGLSLRIHLPGRAPHTLGDYLPDAFGPKDLDIKTLLMDEQNHSFPLRGDKLTQAAIAAANQSHSPYTQSPSGVALAGRNGQIFSGRYAENAAFNPTLPPLQGALNLLSLSGFDYADIERAVLAERADAPLTQWDATLATLRALGCEQVERVLL; encoded by the coding sequence ATGCATTCACGTTTTCACACTGCTTATTCCGGGCTTGCGGAGAATTTACAGGCCGCGTTGGCTCCTCTGCTGGCGGATGATCATTTCCCCGCCATGCTGAGTGCAGAGCAGGTGGCAACGTTGCAAAGCGCGACGCAACTGGACGCCGATGCATTGGCCTTCGCCCTGCTTCCTCTCGCCGCCGCGTGTGCCCGCACTGACCTTTCCCATTTTAATGTCGGGGCCATTGCGCGAGGCATCAGCGGCAACTGGTACTTTGGTGCCAATATGGAGTTTCGCGGCGCGACCATGCAACAAACGGTACATGCCGAACAGAGCGCCATCAGCCACGCCTGGCTGCGCGGTGAAAACGCGCTGGCCGCTGTCACGGTCAATTACACGCCCTGCGGCCACTGCCGCCAGTTTATGAACGAGCTCAACAGTGGGCTGAGCCTGCGCATTCATCTGCCAGGCCGTGCGCCGCACACGCTGGGCGATTACCTGCCGGATGCGTTTGGCCCAAAAGATCTCGACATCAAAACATTGTTGATGGATGAGCAGAACCACAGCTTCCCGCTGCGCGGTGATAAGCTGACGCAAGCGGCAATCGCTGCCGCGAATCAAAGCCATTCCCCTTATACCCAGTCGCCTTCTGGTGTGGCCCTTGCCGGTCGTAACGGGCAGATTTTCAGCGGGCGCTACGCCGAAAACGCCGCTTTTAACCCCACATTGCCGCCGCTGCAAGGCGCGTTAAATCTTCTGAGCCTGAGCGGTTTTGATTATGCGGATATCGAGCGCGCGGTGCTGGCAGAACGTGCCGATGCGCCGTTAACGCAGTGGGATGCCACGCTGGCAACCTTGCGGGCGCTGGGTTGCGAGCAGGTTGAACGCGTGCTGCTCTAA
- the sanA gene encoding outer membrane permeability protein SanA, with protein sequence MFKRFFYSLLVLIGLLLLTALGLDRWMSWKTAPYIYDDLQDLPWRQVGVVLGTAKYYRTGVINQYYRYRIQGALNAYNSGKVNYLLLSGDNALQSYNEPMTMRKDLIAAGVDPADIVLDYAGFRTLDSIVRTRKVFDTNDFIIITQRFHCERALFIARHLGIQAQCYAVPSPKDMWSVRAREFGARLGTIADLYLFKREPRFLGPLVPIPSMQEVPNDAQGYPAVTAEQLIDMQKRGKN encoded by the coding sequence ATGTTTAAGCGTTTTTTCTACAGCCTGTTAGTCCTGATCGGCCTGCTGCTGTTGACTGCGCTTGGCTTAGACCGCTGGATGAGCTGGAAAACCGCCCCCTATATTTACGACGACTTGCAGGATCTCCCCTGGCGTCAGGTGGGCGTTGTACTCGGCACCGCCAAATATTACCGCACTGGTGTTATCAACCAATATTATCGCTACCGCATTCAGGGCGCGCTTAACGCCTATAACAGCGGCAAGGTCAATTACCTGCTGCTGAGCGGTGACAATGCCCTGCAAAGCTATAATGAGCCGATGACCATGCGCAAAGACTTGATTGCCGCAGGCGTCGATCCTGCGGACATCGTGCTCGATTACGCGGGTTTCCGCACGCTGGACTCAATAGTCCGTACCCGCAAAGTGTTTGATACCAACGATTTCATCATTATCACCCAGCGTTTTCACTGCGAGCGGGCGCTGTTTATCGCCCGGCATTTAGGCATTCAGGCGCAGTGTTATGCGGTGCCGTCACCAAAAGATATGTGGAGCGTGCGGGCGCGTGAGTTTGGCGCGCGGCTCGGCACCATTGCCGATTTGTATCTGTTTAAGCGCGAACCCCGTTTTCTGGGGCCGCTGGTGCCAATCCCTTCAATGCAGGAAGTGCCAAACGATGCGCAAGGCTACCCGGCGGTCACCGCCGAGCAGCTGATTGATATGCAAAAGAGAGGAAAAAACTGA